In a single window of the Syngnathus typhle isolate RoL2023-S1 ecotype Sweden linkage group LG19, RoL_Styp_1.0, whole genome shotgun sequence genome:
- the LOC133143897 gene encoding uncharacterized protein LOC133143897 produces MSPTRMFPGQTSNILDLVLTASPTDIDKLQCSLPIGRSDHCTISFHWSGCASINDSGRPRRNYWRTNQPTLQEAAAQTDWSIPSHLELEDAWTLFRSKLELLVEEHVPISRKRTFTKGPPWFDGELRLLLKSRRKLWDRFKLSQSPVDYDRYKIVRNRCTQMKRKKRTEYELRLAETSKTSPKLLFAYLKRRTKAGSGIPPLRSPGSEDLLLQDAEKAESLGSQYASVYTVEPQILDSHFPVPDSGFHHLVFERENVMKALLELRPDSSPGPDEMHPAFLRTIVEHIAEPVRHILQLSLETGRLPVDWKIGTVKPIFKGGARHDPTNYRPICLTSIVCKVMEKLLKRALQNHLNELDVLTAAQHGFQKGRSCVSNLLVAREKWVAAVDAGLV; encoded by the exons atgtctccaacccgtaTGTTTCCTGGTCAAACCTCAAACATCCTGGATCTTGTTTTAACAGCGTCCCCAACTGACATCGACAAATTGCAATGTTCGCTGCCAATCGGGAGAAGTGATCACTGTACAATTTcctttcactggagcggttgTGCATCAATTAACGATTCTGGTAGACCTCGTCGAAATTATTGGCGTACAAATCAACCCACTCTTCAGGAAGCTGCTGCTCAAACAGACTGGAGTATTCCGTCTCATCTCGAACTCGAAGATGCCTGGACCCTGTTTCGTTccaaacttgaacttcttgtgGAGGAGCATGTGCCAATTTCTCGGAAACGAACCTTCACCAAAGGTCCTCCTTGGTTTGATGGTGAACTAAGACTCTTGCTGAAAAGTCGTCGTAAACTATGGGATCGATTCAAACTGTCTCAATCTCCCGTGGACTATGATCGCTACAAAATAGTTCGAAatcggtgcacacaaatgaaGCGGAAAAAACGAACCGAATATGAACTGCGTCTGGCGGAGACATCCAAGACTTCCCCAAAGCTCCTGTTCGCTTATTTGAAGAGAAGGACCAAGGCAGGAAGCGGCATACCTCCCCTTCGTTCCCCGGGTTCTGAGGATCTCCTTCTCCAGGATGCCGAAAAAGCTGAATCACTCGGCTCACAATACGCCTCTGTGTATACCGTCGAGCCGCAGATCCTGGATTCCCattttcctgttcctgactcaGGCTTCCACCATCTTGTATTTGAGCGAGAAAATGTTATGAAAGCACTTCTGGAGTTACGGCCGGACTCCTCTCCTGGGCCAGATGAGATGCACCCAGCTTTCCTCAGAACTATTGTCGAGCATATTGCAGAACCCGTCCGACACATACTCCAGCTTTCCTTGGAAACCGGACGTCTACCTGTCGACTGGAAAATCGGCACAGTCAAACCAATATTCAAGGGAGGAGCTCGCCATGATCCGACAAATTACAGACCCATATGTCTGACCTCGATCGTTTGtaaggtcatggaaaaactactaaagcgggctctacaaaatcacctgaacgagcttgacgtgctaactgctgctcagcatggtttccagaaaggacgttcctgtgtatcgaatctcttagtagccagagagaagtgggtagctgccgtcgacgctg ggttggtgtaa